In Methanobrevibacter sp., the genomic stretch TAATAAATAATTTTCAAAATTGTTTTATTCTAAAAAATAATGAAAAAAGAGAATAACTCAAAAGAGTTATTCCACGCTACTGATTTTGCTGGTCATGTCTTCGGTGAAATTCATTTTTGCAAATGAATCATCGGTTGGAAGTATCATTTTGAATTCATGGATTTCATCAACTTGACCTGATCCATTGAAATCGGTTAAATTTAGGACGTGACCTCCTTTTGTCTTGTCATCAGACAGGAAGTGAAGATGCCAGCCGTGCATGTTCAATTCATTCATATAATCGGGGAAATACACTGCTACAATTGTTCCAGTCTGTTCAGTATGGTTAAATATCTTTTGATCCACTGCAGCCACATCGGTGAATTCTTTGTATGGTTTTTCCTGCTTTTCAACACTTCTGACGGTAATTTTTGAAAAATCACCTGTGATTTTGATTATGTACATGTTGTTTGTACCATATTTGGTGATTTCCTTGTCCAATTGACTGGTTAAATCGTCAAAGTCCTTTGCAGTAATGTTATCTATTTTTCCATCTTCATCAAAGTTGGTGATTGTACCAAATGGTACTTTTTCATCATCTGACATGAC encodes the following:
- the budA gene encoding acetolactate decarboxylase produces the protein VNAQNSLFLSNNNDDSMYQVSLMQAFMHGEYDGVITVGDFKSHGDIGLGTFEGVNGEMIVLDGVVYQAASDGSINVMSDDEKVPFGTITNFDEDGKIDNITAKDFDDLTSQLDKEITKYGTNNMYIIKITGDFSKITVRSVEKQEKPYKEFTDVAAVDQKIFNHTEQTGTIVAVYFPDYMNELNMHGWHLHFLSDDKTKGGHVLNLTDFNGSGQVDEIHEFKMILPTDDSFAKMNFTEDMTSKISSVE